TCGGTGGGATGCCGCGTGCCGTGATATCGGATATAGCGGATAATCCATCCCACGTATGCCCGCTCTGTACGCGGGCTCAGGTGTCGCGCGCGCATGCGGCCTTTCACCTGGGAAAGCAATCGCGGCTTTTCTGCGGGCATATCTTTGGCCGGTGCTGGTTATCGCTGCAGGAGCCCACAACCTGATGCCTCCGCCCGCAGAGCGTGTCACCACAACATTGCCAACGCATCATTCGGAACGCCGCAAGAGGCGGTCAGCCTCGCAACGCATTTGCACGCGGTGCGGGGCTTTTTTGTATTCCTCCCTACATCGCCTTCAGTATCGCCTCGTATCTCGGAGTCCCGCGAAGCGGCGCCAGATCAGGGTCTGTCTCGATCCACTCGCGCTGTCCAAACCCCCGGTCAACGGCCCGCTCCAGTACCTCGATCGCACGCTCATTCTCGTTCAGCGACGCATAAACACAGGCGACGTTGTACAGAAGCGCCGAATCGTCGGGGTCCACCGCCAGAGCACGGTTCGCCATGTCGAGTGAACGATCGCGCTCACCAAGCCGAGCGAGCGCAACGCCGCCTAAAATCAGCGCTCGCGTGTCGTCAGGATTCAGCTCCATGCGCTCGCCCAGGATCTGCACGCCACGGCGATACCAGCTCTCCGCATTTGCCTTGTCACCGAGCGAGTCGTATGCCTGTGCGAGCAGCACCGGAGCCTGATAGTCCTCGGGCCGCAAAGTTGCTGCACGCTCGAAGAGCTTGATCGAATCCCCTGCTCGACCCTCGGCGAAGCGTGCTCGTGCATAGAAGTAGGGCGCCTCGTAGAGCTTTGGATCGAGACGCATGGCCGTCTCGAATTCCTGCGCCGCTTCGTCCCACCGCTTGCTGAGGGAAACGGCGAGTCCGCGCGCAGCGTGTGATTCAGCCAGCTCCGGATCCAGCTCGAGCGCCTTGAGACTTGCTGCATCAGCCTGCTTGAGGTTGAACTCCCGCGCGTCGAAATACATGTAGAGAATGGAGCAGGAATCGGCGACACCGGCATGCGCAATCGCGTAATCAGGATCGATCTGAATTGCGCGATTGAACATCTGCTTTGCGAACTCCAGGTTCTTCCGGCTGAGCTGGTGAAAGTACTGGCGCCCGCGCAGGTAGAAATCGTACGCCTGCACGTTGGTGACACGGCCTTTTCCGATTGCCTTCTTCTCGCCCTCGGTCAGGATCACTCGCAGCGCCTTGAGCGAAAACGACTGCATGCGTGACGCGACACGGAGCGACTGGATTTTCGA
The window above is part of the Gemmatimonadaceae bacterium genome. Proteins encoded here:
- a CDS encoding tetratricopeptide repeat protein is translated as MFGQALVSGNVATTTDTATVPQQAVSAAKSVAVLPFINMSNDPDNEYFADGMAEEIINALSKIQSLRVASRMQSFSLKALRVILTEGEKKAIGKGRVTNVQAYDFYLRGRQYFHQLSRKNLEFAKQMFNRAIQIDPDYAIAHAGVADSCSILYMYFDAREFNLKQADAASLKALELDPELAESHAARGLAVSLSKRWDEAAQEFETAMRLDPKLYEAPYFYARARFAEGRAGDSIKLFERAATLRPEDYQAPVLLAQAYDSLGDKANAESWYRRGVQILGERMELNPDDTRALILGGVALARLGERDRSLDMANRALAVDPDDSALLYNVACVYASLNENERAIEVLERAVDRGFGQREWIETDPDLAPLRGTPRYEAILKAM